One Coregonus clupeaformis isolate EN_2021a chromosome 36, ASM2061545v1, whole genome shotgun sequence genomic window, TGTGTATGTGCGCACACACAGTTTGATTTGAATGCTTTTAAAACAATAGTGTTTCTGCAATCTAATGACATAATTAttatctcccacacacacaccaacactaaAACAGTTTAGCAAACCTTGGAGCATCTAAATGCGTAGTTTGTGCTTTATTAGGTTAAATGAAACACAACAGAAATATAGAAACATGCATCATTGTGTGATAGAAACAGGATTGTGGTTGCTTGATGGGGGTATGGGCATGAGAATCTGAGGTAGAGTGGGACAGCAAAACTTCTCCAAGGGTTATAGAGCAAAACTAACATCAACGGGTAAGACAAATGTTTACATCTCAAAAGAAGTCCATCGGTAACAAAATAATATATACAGAGCGGTCTTTTTAAGTGCTCTGGATATTTAAAAATCCtgtcaaagcaaaaactgaaCTAATCAATGGACCCATGCCCCATTGGTCATACATATTTTACTCTGCGCAAATGCAGCACAGTTTTCAGCCTGTGATTGAAAATAAACAAATCATAATGTGCAGTTTTGACAGCCTTCTGAATCTTTAACATTCCATTGATTGGCAGATGCTCTTAACCAGACATATTTACAATGTGTTGGTGTTCACATCTGATGGAATTGTAGTAATTTCTTTACAATCATCAGTTTTATACTTTCTTTTGAATGCAGctacatacaaaatatatatttgaacACTAATTTATTGTAGTTGTAATTAAATATATTTATACTTGAAATACTTCCTTTATCCACATGGAGCAACTGTTTTATGTACCAAATGTACCAAAGGTAGCAGTCTTTTCCTATAGTCCTCACTCATTTGGCACAGTAATTAATTGTCAATTCACCTGACCCAGACAATCTTACACATTCATTGTAGTGATACGAAACACACTTTTGTCAGTTTGTCACAGCTGTGGCAACAATCTGATGAATTCATGCTTAACCTACTGTATCTTCCACATGTCCTATCTAAATGAATGTCCTTCAACTGAACAGCTAGACTCACACTAATCAATGTGTTTTGCTGGATTCACCAAGACCTCTCACCTCACATCCCACcagggaaagagatggagaaagagaaatACCAGTAAGTCAGAGGACGAgaatcccttcctctctcagttcAGAAGTGTTCCATACAGCTGGGCTTTGGTGAGACTGTCCTTTCTGGAGAGTCCTAACGTGCCAAATGTTTGGTATTGCGGGGGAGGGGGACAAGGTGGTAGCGGGGGCGGTGGTGGACTGCCCTGGGGAGGCGAAGGGTGCTGCATCTCGGACTGGTAGTGCTGCTGCAGCTCGGCAGCCATCTCCAGGGACCTCTGGTTTAGGGACTCAGTGGAGCTGTTTGGGCTGACGTCCTCGTACTCCTTGTtctgccctccacctcctcccacgGCCCCTGCTACACCAACGCTGCCCTCCCTGTCCTTGGAGCTCGCTGAGTGGTAGTGGCTGTGCTCtgactcctggctgtcctccTTGCCCCGGTAGAGATGGGTCTGGTGGGCCTGCTGGCTGTGGGACTGATGGGACTGACGGAGGCCCCCCACAGGGCTGCACTGGGGGCTGGGCGTGGAGAAGCACACCGGGGTTTCCATGATGGGTCCTACCCCTCCCTGGTGGTAGTAGTCTGCCCCCTCCTGGAAGCTGCTGTAGAGGGGTCCCAGGCGGATCTTGGCGGGCCGAACTGAGAAGTGCTGCTCTGAGAAGCTGTAGGGCGAGGCCCGGCCGGGCGAGTGGTACGAGTGGGCGCTCAGGTCCTCCACACTCAGCTGCCTCCAGCGGCCAATCAGCTCCTCCTCCTCGGGCACCAGCGTGCTGCCGCGGCGGCTGTCTCCATAGACAACGCTTggtgaggaggaaggagggaggggttcGTAGGGCTCGCTGAAGCATGAGGACATGGTGCGGCTGTAGACAGGCGAGCTGCCGTTCTGGTGGTGTGCTCCGCCATGCTCGCCGGCCTGCTGGAAGACAGTGTGGACTTTGGCGAAGCCGCCACCACCGGGACTGTCCCTCTCCCAGGAGGAGTCACTCTTCCTCTCATAGTCTCCCCCATTCCTCCAGTCCATGTAGAGGGAGTGGTGGTGGGGAGAGGAGGCCGTGCTGCTGGGTGGGCCGTTGCCCTTGTTGTCGTCCGAGCCCCCTCCGCTGAAGCTGGAGTAGGAGCTGCCTGAGGTGGGGCCCAGAGAGGTGGGGAACTTGGCAAAGCACTCCTGGGAGAAGCCAGACCTCAGCCCCAACAAGGGACCCTCCTCTGGGTTACTATCTGTGGAGGTCTGGGGCCCGTAGAGCAGCTTCCTCTGGCCATGGAGGTCCATGCTTGGCCTGCGCTCACGGTTCTGATCGACCGGGCAGTACAGAGCCGTGTCGCTGCTGTACAGGTCTGACTTGTAGGCCGCCCGGAGGCCCAGGCGCTCACCTCTGTCCAGGGTGTCCAGGAGGAAGCCTTGGTCCTGGGGCTGGGGGCTAGGCGAGCTGGAGGCTTGGCTGCCGCTGCAGACCTCGTCGGGCTTCTCCAGCACCTTGGCAATGACGGAGGAGGGGACGGAGTGGCAAAGAGGTGTGCCCTCCATGTGCATGGTCACGCGTTCCTGGAATTCAGCAGgcaactgagaaagagagagagagacagtgaggtaTAGATAAAAGTGATACAGAGACAGACCGTGAGATTAATGCATGGCAGTTCTTGGAAAATGAAAAAAATTAGGAAACAGAATATACAAACATTATTTTCACACATTCGCAACAACATATTGATAATGGCACCATATGGAGATCAGACATGAAACTGAAAACTATAACTGGGGAGGTGGAACCTGGAGTTATTTCATGGATGCTAAATATTATTAGTTTGATATGTTGCTGTTGCCTCTGCCTCTCCATAGCAACAAGAACTAGCTAATTATAGCTTCATGGCTAATAGGAGCCAAGACAAAGCTGAACACTTGTGCAAACATCCTTTCATAGCAGTTGTATCACACATTCGCTTTAACCAATGTAAATACCCAATTACCATGAGATATTTAGATATAGTTTAGAACATAATTTTCAACTGCAGTTATAACAAGGTCATGGCCGCGGGAAGATATTCTGGGATGGGGTGCTGTGGAAATAGTTTGTCGAcagggggtgtggggggggggtctcCCCGCTCTCCTAGCAAGTATTCTTCTCCTCTCctacaggagtaataaaggcctagtgcactAATTTGGGGAAATATTAGAgcactacttcccgcggctatgaacAAGGTATTCAAAAGATTGGCCCATTTACTTTAAAGACCCTTCATGCTTGTTATGCAGTGGAGCAAGTGACTAACGCACTTCAATCATGGCTGGAAAGTGATGCATCATTTCACTGTGTTGGACCACACTCTATCAATAACCTTTTGATTACTCTCCAGCCCACAAACAAACAGGCTGGAGGACATAAGTAGATCTATAACCTTTGACCCCATTGCAGCAGTGGACAGTATATGCCCAAGGTGTCATCAGTTTATCTGTTTCTTTCACTCCATATagtaacagcacacacacacacacagcactactTTATGACCATTACGTAACGGATGAATTGTGTTTGCATTGATATTTCCATTCAGGCGCATGGTGCCAAATGTGGTGAGGCATTTTTTAACAGTATAGGCAACGTGCCAGCTTTAAAATCTGCTCTTGCCACGCGGGCCGGGCAGGAGGCCCAGAGCTGATCCTGCGGAAAGCCTTGCCATTCTGCCCTGGCACTAACACACTCATCAATACTCGCTTGTTCCTCTCCCGTTGGAAAACAAAGCAGCATGGGCACTGTTGGGCATAATCAAATCTCCATCTCCTTATGCATATAGTTAGCGGTTAGTGTCTTAGCGCTTTGCAACCTTCCATCAATTACTCACCTACCTGTCACATAATGTACCTGTATCGTTCCATTGTTAATCACTGTCAAACATTTACCTCATAAGCAATCCATCAGTGGAGTAATCACCATATGATTCGTATTGTTGATGTATTGGAAGTTTGGAACTATTTCAGCGAGGGCCCAGGTTTTAATCCCGTAATCCTGGCTCATGCATTGATCGATGTGAATGGATCAAGACTTGTGCTAATATTTGCAGCACTGCAAATCGTGCCCATACCTCAAGTCAGGAGGATTCAGCTGCTTAGATAAAGGAAGAGGGTTGTTTTATCTCCTGGGGATTTTTATCCAAGTGAATTTCCCTCCCTGTGTAGCTT contains:
- the si:dkey-174m14.3 gene encoding brain-enriched guanylate kinase-associated protein isoform X1, with protein sequence MRGSEHSRQTMKKIYIGKTALKVSRNGSKHQKKSSLQEQKEDLRKRLSYTTHKLELLESEFDSTRQYLETELRRAQEELDKFTDKLRRIQSSYSALQRINQDLEDKIHRNSQHHDDEKRALSREIIVLNNHLIEAKLTIEKLREDNDLYRKDCNLAAQLLQCNKSHYRTQLSELPAEFQERVTMHMEGTPLCHSVPSSVIAKVLEKPDEVCSGSQASSSPSPQPQDQGFLLDTLDRGERLGLRAAYKSDLYSSDTALYCPVDQNRERRPSMDLHGQRKLLYGPQTSTDSNPEEGPLLGLRSGFSQECFAKFPTSLGPTSGSSYSSFSGGGSDDNKGNGPPSSTASSPHHHSLYMDWRNGGDYERKSDSSWERDSPGGGGFAKVHTVFQQAGEHGGAHHQNGSSPVYSRTMSSCFSEPYEPLPPSSSPSVVYGDSRRGSTLVPEEEELIGRWRQLSVEDLSAHSYHSPGRASPYSFSEQHFSVRPAKIRLGPLYSSFQEGADYYHQGGVGPIMETPVCFSTPSPQCSPVGGLRQSHQSHSQQAHQTHLYRGKEDSQESEHSHYHSASSKDREGSVGVAGAVGGGGGQNKEYEDVSPNSSTESLNQRSLEMAAELQQHYQSEMQHPSPPQGSPPPPPLPPCPPPPQYQTFGTLGLSRKDSLTKAQLYGTLLN
- the si:dkey-174m14.3 gene encoding brain-enriched guanylate kinase-associated protein isoform X2; this translates as MRLCVSTSGSSLQEQKEDLRKRLSYTTHKLELLESEFDSTRQYLETELRRAQEELDKFTDKLRRIQSSYSALQRINQDLEDKIHRNSQHHDDEKRALSREIIVLNNHLIEAKLTIEKLREDNDLYRKDCNLAAQLLQCNKSHYRTQLSELPAEFQERVTMHMEGTPLCHSVPSSVIAKVLEKPDEVCSGSQASSSPSPQPQDQGFLLDTLDRGERLGLRAAYKSDLYSSDTALYCPVDQNRERRPSMDLHGQRKLLYGPQTSTDSNPEEGPLLGLRSGFSQECFAKFPTSLGPTSGSSYSSFSGGGSDDNKGNGPPSSTASSPHHHSLYMDWRNGGDYERKSDSSWERDSPGGGGFAKVHTVFQQAGEHGGAHHQNGSSPVYSRTMSSCFSEPYEPLPPSSSPSVVYGDSRRGSTLVPEEEELIGRWRQLSVEDLSAHSYHSPGRASPYSFSEQHFSVRPAKIRLGPLYSSFQEGADYYHQGGVGPIMETPVCFSTPSPQCSPVGGLRQSHQSHSQQAHQTHLYRGKEDSQESEHSHYHSASSKDREGSVGVAGAVGGGGGQNKEYEDVSPNSSTESLNQRSLEMAAELQQHYQSEMQHPSPPQGSPPPPPLPPCPPPPQYQTFGTLGLSRKDSLTKAQLYGTLLN
- the si:dkey-174m14.3 gene encoding brain-enriched guanylate kinase-associated protein isoform X3; amino-acid sequence: MNTISSLQEQKEDLRKRLSYTTHKLELLESEFDSTRQYLETELRRAQEELDKFTDKLRRIQSSYSALQRINQDLEDKIHRNSQHHDDEKRALSREIIVLNNHLIEAKLTIEKLREDNDLYRKDCNLAAQLLQCNKSHYRTQLSELPAEFQERVTMHMEGTPLCHSVPSSVIAKVLEKPDEVCSGSQASSSPSPQPQDQGFLLDTLDRGERLGLRAAYKSDLYSSDTALYCPVDQNRERRPSMDLHGQRKLLYGPQTSTDSNPEEGPLLGLRSGFSQECFAKFPTSLGPTSGSSYSSFSGGGSDDNKGNGPPSSTASSPHHHSLYMDWRNGGDYERKSDSSWERDSPGGGGFAKVHTVFQQAGEHGGAHHQNGSSPVYSRTMSSCFSEPYEPLPPSSSPSVVYGDSRRGSTLVPEEEELIGRWRQLSVEDLSAHSYHSPGRASPYSFSEQHFSVRPAKIRLGPLYSSFQEGADYYHQGGVGPIMETPVCFSTPSPQCSPVGGLRQSHQSHSQQAHQTHLYRGKEDSQESEHSHYHSASSKDREGSVGVAGAVGGGGGQNKEYEDVSPNSSTESLNQRSLEMAAELQQHYQSEMQHPSPPQGSPPPPPLPPCPPPPQYQTFGTLGLSRKDSLTKAQLYGTLLN